Proteins from one Streptomyces caniferus genomic window:
- a CDS encoding NmrA family NAD(P)-binding protein yields MSTRSFENLYALAPQPTRLPDGREGLLFALPLGKDGRWPLIALDDIAFFARHQLDHWNDWGGRTLRIAAEALTDDQIAAAFERTTGVPSAYQAVDLDDFSRSLPGIGHDLAAMFAFFQDRDLLSRDRDLPALHPELATFSDWLTTTGWDGTAAG; encoded by the coding sequence GTGTCGACCAGGTCTTTCGAGAACCTGTACGCCCTGGCGCCACAGCCGACCCGGCTGCCCGACGGACGCGAGGGCCTCCTGTTCGCCCTGCCGCTCGGCAAGGACGGCCGCTGGCCCCTGATCGCGCTCGACGACATCGCCTTCTTCGCCCGCCACCAGCTCGACCACTGGAACGACTGGGGCGGCCGGACCCTGCGCATCGCCGCCGAAGCCCTCACCGATGACCAGATCGCGGCAGCGTTCGAGAGGACGACCGGCGTGCCGAGCGCCTACCAAGCGGTGGACCTCGACGACTTCAGCCGGTCTCTACCAGGGATCGGCCACGACCTGGCCGCGATGTTCGCCTTCTTCCAGGACCGCGACCTCCTCTCCCGGGACCGGGACCTGCCCGCCCTGCACCCCGAACTCGCCACCTTCAGCGACTGGCTGACCACCACCGGATGGGACGGCACCGCCGCGGGATGA
- a CDS encoding GlcG/HbpS family heme-binding protein, protein MTTSGTALRSPRIPLPIRCTTGSRPKVIFAREEDLMQNVTRTHSLPAHSITRSSAAELVATVRAAAENIGFEAAVAVTDAGGHLKAFERADDVPFLAAEVAVDKAWTAASFRTATHVWNSYVADPEVAPLSHHPRLMAVGGGYPVIELGEVTGGLGVSGGSAEQDRQAAEAGLRALGFEVPA, encoded by the coding sequence ATGACAACGAGCGGCACCGCACTCCGCTCCCCGCGGATACCCCTGCCGATCCGGTGCACCACCGGCAGCCGGCCGAAAGTGATCTTTGCTCGTGAAGAGGATTTGATGCAGAACGTCACGCGGACGCATTCCCTGCCCGCACATTCGATCACCCGCTCCTCCGCCGCCGAACTCGTCGCAACAGTGCGCGCGGCTGCCGAGAACATCGGATTCGAAGCCGCCGTCGCGGTCACCGACGCCGGCGGCCATCTGAAGGCGTTCGAACGCGCCGACGACGTACCGTTCCTCGCCGCTGAGGTCGCCGTCGACAAGGCATGGACGGCAGCCTCCTTCCGCACCGCCACCCACGTCTGGAATTCCTACGTAGCCGACCCCGAGGTCGCCCCTCTCTCCCATCATCCTCGGCTCATGGCTGTCGGCGGCGGCTATCCAGTCATCGAGCTCGGCGAGGTCACCGGCGGTTTGGGCGTCTCCGGCGGCAGTGCCGAGCAGGACCGGCAGGCCGCAGAAGCCGGGCTGCGCGCGCTGGGGTTCGAAGTCCCCGCCTGA
- a CDS encoding phosphotransferase, which translates to MSESSLPGGFISHVVRVGATVRRPASASTEFIGDLLTMFEASGWPGAPRYRGIDEEGREILTYLKGHVAWEPQQPPDVYSEESLLRVTQLVREFHDLTAGTELAGSHEVVCHNDLSPKNTIYRPVSGVLRPVAFIDWDLAAPGARIHDVAQVGWQYLELGPSVEDISEAARRLRLIADSYELVDRRDLVSAILWWQERCWRGIEAAADSGDLAMIRLRDAGAVTEVQEAYQWVCDHRLNMDRALR; encoded by the coding sequence ATGTCTGAGTCGTCCTTGCCTGGCGGCTTCATCAGTCACGTGGTGCGTGTCGGTGCCACGGTGCGCCGGCCCGCGTCGGCCAGTACGGAGTTCATCGGCGACCTGCTGACGATGTTTGAGGCCAGTGGCTGGCCAGGTGCACCGCGCTACCGCGGCATCGACGAGGAGGGCCGGGAGATCCTCACCTACCTCAAGGGGCACGTGGCCTGGGAACCGCAGCAGCCGCCGGATGTGTACTCCGAAGAGAGTCTGCTGCGGGTCACGCAGCTTGTGCGGGAGTTCCACGACCTGACGGCAGGCACGGAACTGGCCGGATCACATGAGGTCGTATGCCACAACGACCTCTCGCCCAAGAACACGATCTATCGACCTGTCAGCGGCGTCTTGCGCCCGGTGGCCTTCATCGACTGGGATCTGGCAGCCCCCGGCGCCCGCATCCATGATGTCGCCCAAGTGGGCTGGCAGTACCTCGAACTCGGGCCGAGCGTCGAAGACATCTCCGAAGCTGCGCGACGGTTGAGGTTGATCGCTGACAGTTATGAGCTCGTAGACCGGCGTGATCTCGTCTCTGCGATCTTGTGGTGGCAGGAGAGATGCTGGCGTGGTATTGAGGCTGCTGCGGACTCTGGAGACCTCGCGATGATCCGTCTTCGTGATGCCGGTGCAGTGACAGAGGTACAGGAGGCGTATCAGTGGGTCTGCGATCACCGGCTCAATATGGATCGTGCCTTGCGCTGA
- a CDS encoding ABC transporter permease — MLRIALRNVFAHKARLVMTALAVLLGVAFVSGTLIFGDTTANAYRTAAGASLKGVAVSVQSQVQYRIAGTGGPDGTPSSTLDTALADKIRALPGVAAVRPTVNGMVTVAGKDGLPVNTDRALLNLATNYLPGKDSRISLKEGRGPAAEGELALDARTAAKAGYRIGDTVRFAIDGPGLAKKLVGTVTTDDPRVNAGGTLTLFDTRTAQRLFLHPGQFHEMAVAAKPGTDPSELTDRVRALLPDKGTRATSREDLAAEQAEQIGEHTGFLTKTLLGFAGIALFIGAFIIANTFTMLIAQRSREIALMRAVGASRRQVVRAVLIEAALLGLGASAVGFVLGIGIATVMRPLLNASGAGLPAGPLIISQGTVIWSLVVGVLITVLAAWLPSRKAAKIAPVAALSSVDQAPPARALVVRNVLGTLLTGSGALLMLYIYTVDSTDQTYLLVAMLGAALTIVGIIVQAPLLSRPLITLAGKATTRLFGVTGKLAKENALRNPRRTAATASALMVGLALVTGLTVVGHSTERALIADATQGLSADYTVANTITTGLEVDAAAKIARVPGVAAAVPTTVASASTGGTNFFTITGTDPKTYGKAANLDFRAGSLRDIGPGKVAVSDEFATKAGLEVGSTLDVGAITGRSEKEVKLKLKVVGVYTKTPTTEDALGTLADTLPYSDSKKLKEVLVMAEPGQAAGLERKIRAALGDSPLVEVQSHEQAIKDGGADIGTVLKMMYGLLGMALLISVVGVVNTLAMSVFERTREIGMLRAIGLDRTGIKQMVRLESVVISLFGAALGIGTGIFLAWAGGGLVRSSMDTYETLLPWGELGMFLGLALVIGVLAAIWPARRAARLNMLQSIQSS, encoded by the coding sequence ATGCTGCGAATAGCTCTGCGCAACGTTTTTGCGCACAAAGCCCGATTGGTCATGACCGCGCTCGCGGTCCTCCTGGGCGTCGCCTTCGTCTCCGGCACCCTCATCTTCGGCGACACCACCGCGAACGCCTACCGCACGGCCGCCGGCGCAAGCCTCAAGGGCGTGGCCGTCTCCGTACAGTCCCAGGTGCAGTACCGCATCGCGGGAACGGGCGGCCCGGACGGCACGCCGTCCAGCACGCTCGACACCGCGCTGGCAGACAAGATCCGCGCGCTGCCCGGCGTCGCCGCGGTGCGCCCCACCGTCAACGGCATGGTCACCGTGGCCGGCAAGGACGGCCTGCCGGTCAACACCGACAGGGCCCTGCTGAACCTGGCCACCAACTACCTGCCCGGCAAGGACAGCCGCATCTCGCTGAAGGAAGGCCGCGGACCCGCAGCCGAGGGCGAACTGGCGCTGGATGCCAGGACCGCAGCGAAGGCCGGTTACCGGATCGGTGACACCGTCCGTTTCGCCATCGACGGGCCCGGCCTGGCCAAGAAGCTGGTCGGTACCGTCACCACGGACGATCCGCGGGTCAACGCCGGGGGCACGCTCACGCTCTTCGACACCAGGACCGCACAGAGGCTCTTCCTCCACCCCGGCCAGTTCCACGAGATGGCGGTCGCGGCCAAGCCCGGTACCGATCCCAGCGAGCTGACCGACCGGGTGCGGGCACTGCTCCCCGACAAGGGCACGAGGGCCACCAGCCGCGAAGACCTGGCCGCCGAGCAGGCCGAGCAGATCGGCGAGCACACCGGGTTTCTCACCAAGACGCTGCTCGGCTTCGCCGGCATCGCGCTGTTCATCGGCGCGTTCATCATCGCCAACACCTTCACCATGCTCATCGCCCAGCGCAGCCGGGAAATCGCGCTGATGCGGGCCGTGGGCGCCTCGCGCCGCCAGGTCGTACGCGCCGTTCTCATCGAGGCCGCCCTCCTCGGGCTCGGTGCCTCCGCCGTCGGATTCGTCCTCGGCATCGGTATCGCCACCGTCATGCGCCCGCTGCTCAACGCGAGCGGCGCCGGGCTGCCCGCCGGACCGCTGATCATCTCGCAAGGGACGGTTATCTGGTCGCTCGTGGTCGGCGTCCTCATCACCGTCCTGGCCGCCTGGCTGCCCTCCCGCAAGGCCGCGAAGATCGCCCCCGTGGCGGCGCTCAGCAGCGTCGACCAGGCACCGCCCGCCCGCGCCCTGGTGGTCCGCAACGTGCTCGGCACCCTGCTCACCGGGTCCGGGGCGCTGCTGATGCTGTACATCTACACGGTCGATTCCACCGACCAGACCTACCTGCTGGTCGCGATGCTCGGCGCCGCACTGACCATCGTGGGCATCATAGTTCAGGCACCGCTGCTCTCCCGCCCGCTGATCACCCTGGCCGGCAAGGCCACCACCCGCCTCTTCGGCGTCACCGGCAAGCTGGCCAAGGAGAACGCGCTGCGCAACCCGCGCCGCACCGCCGCCACCGCATCCGCCCTGATGGTCGGGCTCGCTCTGGTCACCGGCCTGACCGTGGTCGGGCACTCCACCGAACGTGCCCTGATCGCGGATGCCACCCAGGGCCTGTCCGCCGACTACACGGTCGCCAACACCATCACCACCGGGCTCGAAGTGGACGCGGCCGCCAAGATCGCGCGGGTGCCCGGCGTCGCCGCGGCCGTCCCCACGACCGTGGCGTCGGCCAGCACCGGGGGGACCAACTTCTTCACCATCACCGGCACGGACCCCAAGACCTACGGCAAGGCCGCGAATCTCGACTTCCGCGCCGGCTCGCTGCGCGACATCGGCCCCGGGAAGGTGGCGGTCTCCGACGAGTTCGCCACCAAGGCCGGGCTCGAGGTCGGCAGCACCCTCGACGTCGGCGCAATCACCGGCCGGAGCGAGAAGGAGGTGAAGCTGAAGCTGAAGGTCGTCGGCGTCTACACCAAGACCCCCACCACGGAGGATGCACTGGGCACGCTCGCCGACACCCTCCCGTACTCCGACAGCAAGAAGCTCAAAGAGGTGCTGGTCATGGCCGAACCCGGCCAGGCCGCGGGCCTTGAGCGGAAGATCCGTGCCGCACTCGGCGACAGCCCGCTGGTGGAGGTCCAAAGCCACGAGCAGGCCATCAAGGACGGCGGCGCGGACATCGGCACGGTCCTCAAGATGATGTACGGGCTCCTCGGCATGGCCCTCCTCATCTCGGTCGTCGGCGTCGTCAACACCCTGGCCATGTCGGTCTTCGAGCGCACCCGCGAGATCGGAATGCTGCGGGCCATCGGCCTCGACCGCACCGGGATCAAGCAGATGGTCCGGCTGGAGTCGGTGGTCATCTCGCTGTTCGGCGCGGCGCTCGGCATCGGCACCGGCATCTTCCTGGCCTGGGCCGGCGGCGGCCTGGTGAGGTCGTCGATGGACACGTACGAGACCCTCCTGCCATGGGGCGAGCTGGGGATGTTCCTGGGGCTGGCACTGGTGATCGGTGTCCTGGCAGCGATCTGGCCGGCCCGCCGGGCGGCCCGCCTGAACATGCTCCAGTCGATCCAGTCGAGCTGA
- a CDS encoding ABC transporter ATP-binding protein: protein MSHSTTRTTRLRAPSGAAARATGLTKVYGEGDTRVVALDSVCVEFGRGRFTAIMGPSGSGKSTLMHCMAGLDSLSGGSAHVGDTELSGLDDRRLTQLRREKIGFVFQAFNLLPTLNAMENITLPMDVAGRKPDRQWLDLIVRTVGLSGRLQHRPSQLSGGQQQRVAVARALAGRPEIIFADEPTGNLDSRSGAEVLGFLQESVRGLGQTVVMVTHDPVAASYADRVVFLADGQITDELAAPTAESVLDRMRLLDTSGPAN, encoded by the coding sequence ATGTCGCATTCCACCACCCGTACCACCCGCTTGAGGGCCCCCTCCGGTGCCGCCGCCCGCGCCACGGGACTGACCAAGGTCTACGGCGAGGGCGATACCCGCGTCGTCGCCCTCGACTCGGTCTGTGTGGAGTTCGGGCGCGGCCGGTTCACCGCGATCATGGGGCCGTCCGGCTCCGGCAAGTCGACGCTGATGCACTGCATGGCGGGGCTCGACTCGCTCTCCGGGGGCTCTGCCCACGTCGGTGACACCGAGCTGTCCGGCCTGGACGACCGACGGCTCACCCAGCTGCGCCGGGAGAAGATCGGTTTCGTCTTCCAGGCGTTCAACCTGCTGCCCACGCTGAACGCGATGGAGAACATCACGCTGCCGATGGATGTCGCCGGCCGCAAGCCCGACCGGCAGTGGCTGGATCTGATCGTGCGGACCGTCGGCCTCTCCGGGCGGCTGCAGCACCGTCCCTCGCAGCTCTCCGGCGGGCAGCAGCAGCGCGTCGCGGTGGCCCGCGCGCTGGCCGGCCGACCGGAGATCATCTTCGCCGACGAGCCGACCGGCAACCTCGACTCCCGTTCCGGCGCGGAGGTGCTGGGCTTTCTGCAGGAGTCCGTACGCGGGCTGGGGCAGACGGTCGTGATGGTCACCCACGACCCGGTGGCCGCCTCCTACGCGGACCGCGTGGTCTTCCTCGCCGACGGGCAGATCACCGACGAACTGGCCGCCCCCACCGCCGAGTCCGTGCTCGATCGTATGCGGCTCCTCGACACCAGCGGACCGGCGAACTGA
- a CDS encoding response regulator, with the protein MTEQANSAGSREDSVIRVLLADDEQMIRHGVRVILQHAEGIEVVGEAANGAEAVRLAAEHRPDVVLLDVRMPVLDGLAAVGPLVALDPGPQVVMLTTFGDEDNVIRALRAGATGFLLKDDGPQELISAVRAAAVGDAVLSPGVTGSVIRRMLRGGSAGAGAAAPDSRVAGLTDREREVLVMLGAGLANLEIGSRLGIGVGTVKSHVGAILGKTGCESRVQAALLAHQAGLMS; encoded by the coding sequence GCGGGCTCCCGGGAGGATTCCGTGATCCGGGTGCTGCTCGCCGACGACGAGCAGATGATCCGGCACGGTGTCCGGGTGATCCTCCAGCACGCCGAGGGCATCGAGGTGGTGGGTGAGGCGGCCAACGGCGCCGAGGCCGTGCGGCTCGCCGCCGAGCACCGGCCCGATGTGGTGCTCCTCGACGTCCGTATGCCGGTTCTCGACGGGCTCGCGGCCGTCGGACCGCTGGTCGCCCTCGACCCCGGGCCGCAGGTCGTCATGCTCACCACCTTCGGTGACGAGGACAACGTCATCCGGGCTCTGCGGGCGGGCGCCACGGGCTTCCTGCTCAAGGACGACGGGCCGCAGGAGCTGATCAGCGCGGTACGGGCCGCGGCCGTGGGGGACGCGGTGCTCTCGCCCGGCGTCACCGGGTCGGTCATCCGCCGGATGCTGAGAGGCGGCTCGGCCGGTGCCGGGGCCGCCGCTCCGGACAGCAGGGTGGCGGGGCTGACGGACCGGGAACGGGAGGTGCTGGTCATGCTGGGGGCGGGGCTGGCGAACCTGGAGATCGGCTCGCGGCTCGGTATCGGGGTGGGGACGGTCAAGTCCCATGTCGGGGCGATCCTGGGGAAGACGGGGTGCGAAAGCCGGGTGCAGGCGGCGTTGCTGGCGCACCAGGCCGGGCTCATGAGCTGA